A DNA window from Arachis hypogaea cultivar Tifrunner chromosome 18, arahy.Tifrunner.gnm2.J5K5, whole genome shotgun sequence contains the following coding sequences:
- the LOC140181444 gene encoding zinc finger BED domain-containing protein RICESLEEPER 2-like: protein MTENSNIEAAEMSASTQSSSPPSGIRKNRSAVWDHFDVENATEKKVKYKYCGSLIQYGNGTSSMGGHLRRCKQNPNNDSNKRRKTSTTLTIDERGILNSPSASKFDQEEARRALVEMFIGEELPFRFVESPKFRRFVHALQARFKVTSRTTLTRDIGALYAEEKMKLQDFLSANCGRVFSVIVDNASSNDVAIKYLKQRLSSWNSIILNDWEYVESIVPFLRVFSDATIRVSGTLYVTSDMSMKEVFAIGRFIRHSCDSVDFSTMSMAKRMRVKYEKYWGNPDSVNIKRRRIEVKVVQVHKVTLSAIPSSEEASEADTQNVQANNINTELHGMDFFLQATGRSTNTRSKLDRYLQEECEPYSHKFDILNWWKVNSTRFPILGNMARKVLAIPVSTVASESAFSNGGRVLDPYRSSLIPRMVEALVCTGDWLKEDLFSALDDDDIFSSNDGACSMAASIDNRDDDSIYFPQRLWLFDDFVGNLASFDTLWLLF, encoded by the exons ATGACTGAAAACAGTAATATTGAAGCAGCAGAGATGTCCGCTAGCACTCAATCATCTTCTCCACCGTCAGGTATTCGTAAGAATCGGTCAGCTGTTTGGGATCATTTTGATGTAGAGAATGCTACCGAGAAGAAGGTTAAATACAAATATTGTGGAAGCTTAATACAATATGGGAATGGAACCAGCTCAATGGGTGGTCATTTGAGAAGATGCAAGCAAAATCCTAATAATGAttcgaacaaaagaagaaaaacatcGACCACACTAACTATAGATGAGCGTGGTATTTTAAATTCACCCAGTGCTTCCAAATTTGACCAAGAGGAGGCTCGAAGGGCACTTGTGGAAATGTTTATTGGGGAAGAGCTACCATTTCGCTTTGTTGAAAGTCCAAAATTCCGAAGATTTGTTCATGCCCTACAAGCAAGATTCAAAGTTACTTCACGAACTACATTAACACGTGACATTGGAGCTCTTTATGCTGAAGAGAAAATGAAGTTGCAAGATTTTCTCTCAGCAAATTGTGGTAGA GTATTTAGTGTGATAGTTGATAATGCCTCGTCTAATGATGTTGCAATTAAATATCTGAAGCAGCGATTGAGTTCTTGGAATAGCATTATTTTGAATG ACTGGGAGTATGTTGAGTCCATTGTACCATTTTTGCGAGTGTTCAGTGATGCCACTATACGTGTTTCTGGTACCTTATATGTTACCAGTGATATGTCTATGAAGGAAGTATTTGCAATTGGACGATTTATTCGTCATTCTTGTGATTCTGTTGATTTTAGTACTATGTCAATGGCAAAAAGGATGAGGGTTAAGTATGAGAAGTATTGGGGCAATCCTGATTCGGTGAATAT aaaaaggaggcGAATTGAAGTCAAAGTTGTCCAAGTGCATAAAGTTACTTTATCAGCAATACCAAGTTCTGAGGAAGCAAGTGAAGCTGATACGCAAAATGTTCAAGCCAACAACATTAATACCGAACTTCATGGCATGGACTTTTTTCTACAAGCAACCGGTCGTAGCACAAATACAAGATCTAAACTTGATAGATATTTACAAGAAGAATGCGAGCCATATTCCCATAAATTCGATATACTAAACTGGTGGAAGGTTAACTCAACCCGATTTCCAATTCTTGGAAATATGGCCCGTAAGGTATTGGCTATACCTGTTTCTACGGTAGCTTCAGAGTCTGCATTTAGTAATGGAGGAAGAGTCCTCGATCCATACCGCAGTTCCTTAATACCTAGAATGGTAGAGGCTTTAGTCTGCACAGGAGATTGGCTTAAGGAAGATCTTTTCTCTGCTttagatgatgatg ATATATTTTCCTCTAATGATGGTGCTTGTTCTATGGCGGCATCAATTGATAATCGTGATGATGACTCG ATATATTTTCCTCAAAGGTTGTGGTTGTTTGATGATTTTGTTGGCAACTTGGCATCTTTTGATACTTTGTGGTTGTTGTTTTAG